One genomic region from Spirulina subsalsa PCC 9445 encodes:
- the argJ gene encoding bifunctional ornithine acetyltransferase/N-acetylglutamate synthase, with the protein MGDWQIIEGNVTAPRGFKAAGITAGLKPSGAPDLALIYSETEAIAAGVFTTSIVRAACVDYCRQRLQKKASARAILCNAGQANAATGEQGWEDALETAQLVAQHLNISPDAVLLASTGVIGQRMKMEAFRGGIPQLVESLSETGGDAASRAIITTDLVPKAIALETTLEGRPVRIGGIAKGSGMIHPNMATMLSFVTCDAAVSTHLWQEMLTRAANKSFNQITVDGDTSTNDSLIALANGQSRTAAITEMNADGEKLEAMLTEVCQYLAKAIARDGEGATCLIEVQVTGAPNDAAARQVAKTIVGSSLVKSAIFGRDPNWGRIAGAAGRAGVPFEQDHLRIKLGDFLMMDGGQPMPYDRQAASDYMRQIAQDSSRPEGGQRRDNPLIIAVDLGNGSGKGLAWGCDLSYDYVKINAEYTT; encoded by the coding sequence ATGGGAGACTGGCAAATCATTGAGGGCAATGTAACAGCACCGAGAGGCTTTAAGGCGGCGGGGATTACGGCGGGGCTGAAACCATCCGGCGCGCCAGATTTAGCCCTGATTTACTCGGAAACCGAGGCGATCGCCGCCGGAGTGTTTACAACCTCTATTGTGCGGGCGGCCTGTGTAGATTACTGTCGTCAACGTTTGCAAAAAAAAGCATCTGCTCGCGCCATTCTCTGTAATGCGGGACAGGCCAATGCAGCCACAGGAGAGCAAGGATGGGAAGATGCCCTAGAAACCGCCCAATTAGTCGCCCAACACCTCAACATTAGCCCCGATGCTGTCCTCCTCGCCTCAACGGGAGTGATCGGACAACGGATGAAAATGGAGGCCTTCCGGGGGGGGATTCCCCAACTGGTGGAGAGTTTATCCGAAACTGGGGGAGATGCCGCCTCCCGAGCCATTATCACCACGGATTTAGTCCCCAAGGCGATCGCCCTAGAAACCACCCTAGAAGGCCGTCCCGTGCGCATTGGCGGCATTGCCAAAGGCTCCGGCATGATTCACCCCAACATGGCCACCATGCTCTCCTTTGTCACCTGTGATGCGGCCGTCTCCACCCACCTCTGGCAAGAAATGCTCACCCGTGCCGCCAATAAAAGCTTTAATCAAATCACCGTAGATGGGGATACCAGCACCAATGACTCCCTAATTGCCCTCGCCAATGGTCAATCCCGGACGGCGGCGATTACGGAGATGAACGCTGACGGCGAGAAACTAGAGGCCATGTTAACCGAAGTGTGTCAGTATTTGGCCAAGGCGATCGCTCGGGATGGGGAAGGAGCCACCTGTTTAATTGAAGTGCAAGTGACCGGAGCCCCCAATGATGCCGCCGCCCGTCAGGTCGCCAAAACCATTGTCGGCTCCTCCCTCGTCAAATCCGCCATTTTCGGACGAGATCCCAACTGGGGGCGCATTGCCGGAGCCGCTGGACGGGCTGGGGTACCCTTTGAGCAGGATCATCTACGGATTAAACTGGGGGACTTCCTGATGATGGATGGAGGTCAGCCCATGCCCTATGATCGTCAAGCGGCCAGTGATTACATGAGGCAAATTGCCCAAGATTCCTCCCGACCCGAAGGAGGTCAACGGCGAGATAATCCCCTGATTATTGCCGTCGATTTAGGCAATGGTTCCGGGAAAGGTCTGGCTTGGGGCTGTGACCTCAGTTACGATTATGTGAAAATTAACGCCGAATATACGACTTGA
- a CDS encoding response regulator transcription factor, translated as MTHHILLVEDDPKLAQFIRAELTLEGYQITLATNGIDGLNLARDQEPDLLILDWMLPGISGLDLCLRLRKTGINTPIILLTAKDDIPDRVTGLNAGADDYVTKPFSMEELLARIQARLRRTKVETQDILQFEDLSLNRLTREVYRGSQLIELTVKEFELLDLLLRHPRQVLTRDQILENVWGYDFMGESNIIEVYVRALRIKMEMNNTKRLLHTVRGVGYVLR; from the coding sequence ATGACTCATCATATTCTCTTGGTCGAAGATGACCCCAAACTCGCCCAATTTATCCGCGCCGAACTTACCCTAGAAGGATATCAAATCACCCTCGCCACCAATGGCATTGATGGCCTCAATCTCGCTCGTGACCAAGAACCCGACTTATTGATTTTAGACTGGATGTTACCGGGAATCTCGGGCTTAGATCTCTGTCTCCGTTTACGCAAAACAGGCATCAACACCCCCATTATTTTGCTCACAGCCAAAGATGACATTCCCGACCGAGTAACAGGATTAAATGCTGGAGCCGATGATTATGTAACCAAGCCTTTTAGTATGGAAGAACTCCTCGCACGGATTCAAGCCCGATTACGTCGTACCAAGGTTGAAACCCAAGATATCCTACAATTTGAAGACCTCAGCCTAAACCGCCTCACCCGTGAAGTCTATCGCGGTTCTCAACTCATTGAATTAACGGTCAAAGAATTTGAACTCCTAGACCTCTTACTCCGTCACCCCCGGCAAGTCTTGACTCGCGACCAAATCCTAGAAAATGTCTGGGGTTATGACTTTATGGGAGAGTCTAATATTATTGAGGTCTATGTCCGCGCTTTACGCATCAAAATGGAAATGAACAACACTAAACGCTTACTACATACTGTTCGCGGGGTGGGCTATGTTTTACGTTAG
- a CDS encoding sensor histidine kinase, whose product MLLRRYLTSLIQVCSPKRFSTSSLQFRLTLELVTLSVLGLGSIAMWSAWQMEQSLVAAHKQTLEYVARRFPEQLELYTQAVSLERGLEQTISRVSTPELLVWVQNPEGELLARSSNLNRDVLEIRALDSLPNIPDKPQVIRLGNRDIVLCGTPLMVNNQVVGRLYLSQDITGDQQKLQAGLWRLLWMSLFTIAFLIVAISQRIRHAMHPLQEMSQVAGAVSADDLTGAKLELNQAPEEILGLATAFNEMLFRLSGAWEQQRQFVGNVSHELRTPLTVVVGYLQSLSRRSTNLSDYQQQALETATAETERTIRMLQDLLDLARADTGHLHFRSQPMVLNTLMAEVTAMSQKVSNRTIQLLMTEQDVVVCADQDRLQQVLINLVDNGLKYSAPDQPVDLVLEQTQDCAQIHVCDRGIGIPLAHQQRIFERFYRVDESMTRSRDGTGLGLAIAKSLIEGMNGRITLRSKPQEGSTFTLSLPLWQAPHDSSYSLGRR is encoded by the coding sequence ATGCTACTCCGTCGTTATTTGACTTCTCTGATTCAGGTTTGTTCACCCAAACGATTTTCAACTTCCTCTCTACAATTCCGCTTAACGTTGGAGTTAGTGACGCTTTCTGTGTTAGGTTTGGGAAGCATTGCGATGTGGTCAGCTTGGCAGATGGAACAAAGTCTGGTAGCGGCGCACAAACAGACTTTAGAATATGTCGCTCGACGTTTTCCTGAACAATTAGAACTTTATACCCAAGCGGTTTCCCTAGAAAGAGGACTCGAACAAACCATTAGTCGAGTTTCTACACCGGAATTATTAGTATGGGTTCAAAATCCGGAGGGGGAACTATTAGCCCGTTCTTCTAATCTCAATCGAGATGTCTTAGAAATCCGCGCTCTAGACTCCCTCCCTAATATCCCCGATAAACCTCAAGTGATTCGTCTCGGTAATCGGGATATTGTCCTCTGTGGTACTCCTTTAATGGTGAATAATCAGGTGGTTGGTCGTTTATATCTCTCCCAAGATATTACCGGAGATCAACAAAAATTACAGGCCGGATTGTGGCGCTTATTATGGATGAGTTTATTCACCATTGCTTTTTTAATAGTGGCGATTTCCCAACGGATTCGTCACGCGATGCACCCCCTCCAAGAAATGAGTCAAGTGGCGGGTGCGGTTTCTGCTGATGATTTAACGGGGGCAAAATTGGAACTCAATCAAGCGCCGGAGGAAATTTTAGGACTCGCTACGGCCTTTAATGAGATGTTATTCCGTCTTTCGGGAGCCTGGGAACAACAACGTCAGTTTGTGGGGAATGTGTCCCATGAATTGCGGACTCCTTTAACGGTGGTGGTGGGCTATTTACAAAGTCTAAGCCGACGCAGCACCAATTTAAGCGACTATCAACAACAGGCTTTAGAAACCGCTACCGCAGAGACAGAACGCACGATCCGAATGTTACAGGATTTGCTAGATTTAGCCCGGGCTGATACAGGTCATTTACATTTTCGCTCTCAGCCTATGGTTTTAAACACCTTAATGGCTGAAGTGACAGCCATGAGCCAAAAGGTGAGCAATCGGACGATTCAGTTACTGATGACGGAACAGGATGTGGTGGTTTGTGCGGATCAAGACCGATTACAACAGGTGTTAATTAATTTAGTGGACAATGGGCTTAAATATTCGGCCCCGGATCAGCCTGTGGATTTGGTGTTAGAACAGACTCAGGACTGCGCTCAGATTCATGTGTGCGATCGCGGGATTGGCATTCCCCTTGCCCATCAACAGCGTATTTTTGAACGGTTTTATCGGGTGGATGAGTCTATGACTCGCTCCCGAGATGGTACGGGATTAGGATTAGCGATCGCCAAAAGTCTCATCGAAGGCATGAACGGCCGCATTACCCTACGTTCCAAACCCCAAGAAGGCAGCACGTTCACCCTCTCCCTACCCCTCTGGCAAGCCCCCCATGACTCATCATATTCTCTTGGTCGAAGATGA
- a CDS encoding thioredoxin domain-containing protein, translating to MRKSVILSSFWVGLSLASLNPAVEAAPHPVTLNRIELHASAVGNVGGRLAPQLQGKPVVVDIYASWCPACRNIAPTLSQLKEQYGEQVHFIVFDVSDQTKAKASEAKAKELGLGSFFAAHKSQTGMVAIIDPATGDILAKHRNNTSLSAYTSVLNAAISAQ from the coding sequence ATGCGTAAATCTGTAATTTTGTCAAGTTTTTGGGTGGGCTTATCCCTAGCCAGTCTCAACCCTGCCGTTGAGGCTGCACCCCATCCAGTAACTCTGAATCGGATTGAACTTCATGCCTCTGCTGTGGGCAACGTAGGAGGACGTTTAGCCCCACAATTGCAAGGTAAACCGGTAGTAGTCGATATTTACGCGAGTTGGTGTCCAGCTTGTCGTAATATTGCCCCAACCCTCTCCCAACTTAAGGAACAATATGGGGAACAGGTGCATTTTATTGTGTTTGATGTCAGTGATCAAACCAAAGCCAAAGCATCAGAAGCTAAGGCAAAAGAATTAGGCTTAGGTTCATTTTTTGCTGCCCATAAATCTCAAACCGGGATGGTTGCTATTATTGATCCAGCCACTGGAGATATTTTGGCAAAACATCGCAATAATACCAGTTTGTCCGCTTATACTTCGGTGCTAAATGCAGCGATTTCTGCACAATAA
- a CDS encoding TlpA family protein disulfide reductase translates to MNIRYLSTLTIVSLLTLGTVAACANPCAAKPPSSNAGTELPGDPCAGKNPCAAKADPCAGKNPCAAKARSLGAPLVPELQGKPVVVDIYASWCSACENIAPTLSQLKNDYAGKVHFVVLDMSDRTTTAEAEAKAQQLGLGDFLAAHKSQTGTLTIVNPDTGEILAQHRNNPTLSDYTTVLDNALAQ, encoded by the coding sequence ATGAATATCCGTTATTTATCGACTCTGACCATTGTTTCTCTGCTGACTTTAGGCACTGTTGCCGCTTGTGCTAATCCCTGTGCCGCTAAACCCCCCTCCTCCAATGCTGGAACCGAACTCCCGGGGGATCCCTGTGCCGGGAAAAATCCCTGTGCCGCTAAAGCTGATCCCTGTGCTGGGAAAAATCCCTGTGCCGCTAAAGCCCGATCCCTCGGCGCACCGTTAGTCCCAGAATTGCAAGGGAAACCCGTCGTAGTGGATATTTACGCTAGTTGGTGTTCAGCTTGTGAAAATATTGCCCCCACCTTATCCCAACTGAAAAATGACTATGCGGGGAAAGTTCATTTTGTGGTGTTGGATATGAGCGATCGCACCACCACCGCCGAAGCCGAAGCCAAAGCCCAACAATTGGGACTCGGAGACTTCTTAGCTGCCCATAAATCTCAAACCGGAACCTTAACCATCGTCAATCCCGACACCGGAGAAATCCTCGCCCAACATCGCAACAATCCCACCCTCTCAGACTACACCACCGTATTAGATAACGCCCTTGCCCAATAG
- a CDS encoding cytochrome c biogenesis protein CcdA: MAPTNPSAPSGKTSKHPKALKKWLIYGGLGLLALMVVITLGPVISHPLERAISLVENRYQQWFEQQNTTNPVILISLAFMGGLLASVSPCILALLPVNLSYIGTLKIKSRVQAFTKAGLFVLGAVTILSLFGLVSSFAGAVMVDYRGYINLAVGLIMAVMGLWLMGVIQLPLPQMNLDVPVAGPYGVGLTFALVSSPCASPVLFAVLAAAAATGSQLLATLTMVSYALGYTMLIFLASLFTGLAKQSNQLLKHSEGIIRFGAVALIMTGTYYLFTGTQWFMGG, encoded by the coding sequence ATGGCTCCCACAAACCCATCCGCCCCATCGGGCAAAACCAGCAAACACCCCAAAGCCCTCAAAAAGTGGCTCATTTACGGTGGACTCGGACTTCTTGCCCTGATGGTTGTCATCACCTTGGGTCCCGTCATTAGCCACCCTCTGGAACGAGCGATTTCCTTAGTCGAAAATCGTTATCAACAATGGTTTGAGCAACAAAACACGACTAATCCGGTTATCTTAATCTCCCTCGCCTTTATGGGCGGTTTGTTAGCCAGTGTATCGCCCTGTATCCTAGCGTTACTCCCCGTTAACCTCAGTTATATCGGCACCTTAAAAATTAAATCCCGTGTTCAAGCGTTCACAAAGGCCGGACTCTTCGTCCTTGGAGCCGTCACCATTTTGAGCTTATTTGGCCTAGTGTCCTCCTTTGCCGGAGCCGTGATGGTGGACTATCGGGGCTATATTAATCTAGCCGTCGGGTTAATTATGGCCGTCATGGGACTCTGGTTAATGGGAGTGATTCAGCTACCCTTGCCTCAGATGAACCTAGATGTCCCTGTAGCCGGTCCCTATGGGGTGGGGTTAACCTTTGCCCTAGTCAGTTCTCCCTGTGCCAGTCCAGTCTTATTTGCCGTGTTAGCGGCCGCGGCAGCCACAGGTTCTCAACTGTTGGCAACGTTAACCATGGTTAGTTATGCCCTCGGTTACACCATGCTGATTTTCCTCGCCAGTTTGTTCACCGGATTAGCCAAACAGAGTAATCAGTTGTTGAAACATTCCGAGGGGATTATTCGCTTCGGTGCGGTGGCCTTGATTATGACAGGTACTTACTACTTGTTTACCGGAACTCAATGGTTTATGGGAGGTTAA
- the trxB gene encoding thioredoxin-disulfide reductase has protein sequence MTVENLVIIGSGPAGYTAAIYAGRAQLNPLVFEGFAAGGVPGGQLMTTTEVENFPGFPAGIQGPELMQQMRQQALRWGARLIQDDVVRVDFQQRPFRVASEELEVYTQGVIICTGATAKRLHLPGEEQFWNNGISACAICDGANPLFQGAEVAVVGGGDSAAEEALYLTKYASRVHLLVRRDCLRASKTMQDRLFHHPQIEIHWHSIPVTAYGDEVLRGVKVQNVQTQEVSSFPVSGLFYAIGHTPNTQIFQGQLALDPGGYIPTLGKSTATDIPGIWAAGDVQDREYRQAITAAGTGCMAALEAERWLSEERSPVLSVFA, from the coding sequence ATGACAGTTGAGAATTTGGTAATTATTGGTTCAGGCCCGGCGGGTTATACTGCCGCTATCTATGCCGGACGCGCCCAACTGAATCCCTTGGTTTTTGAAGGATTTGCGGCGGGTGGGGTTCCCGGAGGTCAATTAATGACCACCACCGAAGTTGAGAATTTCCCCGGTTTTCCCGCAGGCATCCAAGGCCCGGAGTTAATGCAGCAAATGCGTCAACAAGCCCTACGCTGGGGGGCGCGCTTAATTCAAGATGATGTAGTGAGGGTGGATTTTCAACAACGTCCCTTTCGGGTGGCTTCCGAGGAATTGGAGGTTTACACCCAAGGGGTGATCATCTGTACTGGAGCAACAGCCAAACGCTTACATCTGCCGGGGGAAGAGCAGTTTTGGAATAATGGCATTTCTGCCTGTGCCATTTGTGATGGGGCGAATCCCTTGTTTCAAGGGGCAGAGGTTGCCGTAGTGGGGGGTGGTGATTCGGCAGCAGAAGAGGCCTTGTATTTAACAAAATATGCCAGTCGGGTGCATTTGTTGGTCCGGCGAGACTGTCTACGAGCCTCCAAAACCATGCAGGATCGGTTATTCCATCACCCTCAAATTGAGATTCATTGGCATTCTATCCCAGTTACAGCCTATGGGGATGAAGTGTTGCGAGGGGTAAAAGTGCAGAATGTGCAAACTCAAGAAGTGTCTTCGTTCCCCGTGAGTGGTTTATTTTATGCCATTGGTCACACCCCCAACACGCAAATTTTTCAAGGTCAACTGGCGTTAGATCCTGGCGGGTATATTCCAACCTTGGGCAAGAGTACCGCTACCGATATTCCGGGCATTTGGGCGGCTGGGGATGTACAGGATCGGGAGTACCGACAAGCTATTACGGCGGCAGGAACGGGCTGTATGGCGGCCTTGGAAGCAGAACGTTGGCTCTCTGAGGAGCGATCGCCTGTTTTGTCTGTTTTCGCCTGA
- a CDS encoding thioredoxin family protein, producing MSETGRNALEQLQKTSEHPILVKFVAPHCPSCNTLAPVLEQLVSDHRDQLHLVTIDLTEEPDLAITLGVRSAPTVVLFQGTDVIERIVGLKPKKLYSEAIQKAL from the coding sequence ATGTCAGAAACGGGACGCAATGCCCTTGAACAACTGCAAAAGACTTCTGAACACCCTATTCTAGTTAAGTTTGTTGCCCCTCACTGTCCTTCTTGTAACACCTTAGCCCCAGTGTTGGAGCAATTAGTGAGCGATCACCGAGATCAACTTCATCTCGTCACCATTGACCTGACCGAAGAGCCTGATCTAGCTATCACATTAGGGGTGCGTAGCGCGCCTACGGTCGTTCTCTTCCAAGGGACAGACGTGATAGAACGCATCGTGGGGTTAAAGCCCAAAAAACTCTACAGCGAGGCCATTCAAAAAGCCCTATAA
- a CDS encoding peroxiredoxin-like family protein, whose protein sequence is MTLTEDLTKLSAQMQAKLPEEVMALFEQAGRELLTSGMAKQAIKTGDLMPTFTLPNGHQQLISSQNLLKAGPLVISFYRGGWCPYCSLELQALRKALREMQDSGAQLVAISPETPDHSLSTQQINDLGFEVLSDAQNQLARQFGLVFNLPDYLRPVYEQLGIDLQTSNGNSDFELPIPATYVVNTEGIIIHSFVNPDYTQRQNPQDLLPILQNLKTASVPITQS, encoded by the coding sequence ATGACTCTAACCGAAGACTTAACGAAGTTATCCGCCCAAATGCAGGCTAAATTACCTGAAGAAGTCATGGCCTTGTTTGAACAAGCAGGCCGAGAATTATTAACATCAGGCATGGCAAAACAAGCCATTAAAACAGGGGATTTAATGCCTACCTTTACCTTACCCAATGGTCATCAGCAACTGATTTCTAGTCAAAATCTGCTCAAGGCGGGTCCCCTTGTGATTTCCTTCTACCGAGGGGGATGGTGTCCCTATTGCAGTCTAGAATTGCAAGCCCTGCGCAAGGCTTTACGAGAGATGCAAGACTCGGGCGCTCAACTGGTGGCCATTTCCCCGGAAACACCCGATCATTCTCTCTCCACGCAACAAATCAATGACCTAGGCTTTGAAGTCCTCAGTGATGCTCAAAACCAACTAGCGCGTCAATTTGGCTTAGTTTTTAACCTTCCTGACTATCTACGCCCTGTTTATGAACAACTGGGGATTGATCTTCAAACTTCTAATGGTAACAGCGATTTTGAACTCCCCATTCCTGCGACTTATGTAGTCAATACAGAGGGAATTATTATTCATAGTTTCGTCAATCCTGACTATACTCAACGCCAAAACCCTCAAGACCTATTACCTATTCTCCAAAATCTCAAAACCGCTTCTGTTCCTATCACCCAAAGTTAA
- a CDS encoding iron uptake porin, whose protein sequence is MKILPFFALRSRTVVLSSVLTGAFLPIQVLGTPLSSTLVSENLLSSPHLVNRAMDAENHPMAQMNSVSQLQDVLPGDWAYQALNELMTRYNCLVGYPDGTFRGQRSLSRYEFAAGLNACLQSIERLLGDDDRPTQGDLEVLRRLEQEFSSELALLGTRIDGLEARVSQLEEQQFSTTTKLFGQAIIGLQGRNNNQLDFFPVDGVADLRDPFTQPTVISNVQLSLFTQFSPRSLLLTGLQASNGRFRLTNDTALSYEGDFNNQNQFQLSDLTYRHLFGNRLALIVGPRGVNGVSVFRGANRVESAGFGPVSAFAQRNPIISIGAGQGGLGLDWQVSDRLNVQGFYSSSLPDNGEFGGLLGGNFGDITSGVQVAIAPSHNLDLTLNYLYNYSPLGSLRTGIGEDQLVPEGIPLNTHAFGVNLSWDATSWLNWGGWFGYTASSIPSESGSVNTLNWMTFLNFPDLGGQGNLGGIYVGQPPKITRSNLPTGFNLPNLLAGGLGTPGGSRSTTTHLEAFYRWQMTDNIALTPGVIFVLNPAQSSGSDTITIGVLRTTFSF, encoded by the coding sequence GTGAAGATACTACCGTTTTTCGCGCTGCGGTCTAGAACCGTGGTTTTGTCCAGTGTTTTAACGGGTGCGTTTCTGCCGATTCAAGTCCTAGGGACTCCTCTCTCATCGACTCTAGTCTCCGAGAATTTATTGAGTTCTCCCCATCTGGTGAATCGGGCGATGGATGCAGAGAACCATCCCATGGCACAGATGAATTCAGTGTCCCAGTTGCAGGATGTGTTGCCGGGAGATTGGGCTTATCAGGCGTTAAATGAATTGATGACCCGTTATAACTGCCTTGTGGGTTATCCTGACGGCACGTTTCGCGGTCAACGTTCCCTCAGTCGTTATGAGTTTGCGGCGGGCTTAAATGCCTGTTTACAGAGTATTGAACGCTTGTTAGGGGACGATGACCGACCCACCCAAGGGGATTTAGAAGTCTTGCGACGTTTGGAACAAGAATTTTCCTCGGAATTGGCTCTGTTGGGGACGAGGATTGATGGTTTAGAAGCGCGAGTTTCTCAACTGGAGGAGCAACAGTTTTCGACGACGACGAAATTGTTCGGTCAGGCGATTATCGGCCTACAGGGACGGAATAACAATCAATTGGATTTCTTTCCGGTGGATGGGGTTGCAGATTTACGGGATCCGTTTACTCAACCGACGGTTATCAGTAATGTGCAGTTGAGTTTATTTACTCAATTCTCCCCTCGGAGTCTCTTGTTAACGGGGTTACAGGCGAGTAATGGGCGCTTTCGGTTAACCAATGATACGGCGTTGTCCTATGAGGGGGATTTTAATAATCAGAATCAGTTCCAATTGAGTGATCTCACTTATCGTCATTTATTCGGAAATCGCCTCGCGTTAATTGTCGGGCCGCGAGGAGTAAATGGGGTGAGTGTGTTTCGGGGGGCGAATCGGGTAGAAAGTGCGGGGTTTGGTCCGGTTTCTGCTTTTGCTCAACGAAACCCGATTATTTCGATCGGTGCTGGTCAAGGAGGACTGGGGTTAGATTGGCAAGTGAGCGATCGCCTAAATGTCCAAGGATTTTATAGTAGTAGTCTGCCGGATAACGGTGAGTTTGGCGGTCTGTTGGGGGGGAATTTTGGGGATATTACCTCGGGTGTCCAAGTGGCGATCGCACCCAGCCATAATTTAGACTTAACCCTCAACTATCTCTACAATTACTCCCCTCTGGGCAGTCTGCGAACAGGCATCGGCGAAGATCAATTAGTTCCCGAAGGAATCCCCTTAAATACCCATGCCTTTGGGGTTAATCTCTCTTGGGATGCCACCTCTTGGCTCAATTGGGGGGGCTGGTTTGGTTATACCGCCTCTAGTATTCCCAGTGAGTCCGGTAGCGTCAACACCCTCAACTGGATGACCTTCCTCAACTTCCCCGACTTAGGCGGCCAAGGGAATTTAGGGGGAATTTACGTTGGACAACCTCCCAAAATTACCCGTAGTAACCTCCCCACAGGGTTTAATCTCCCTAATCTGTTAGCGGGAGGATTGGGAACTCCCGGAGGTTCACGGAGTACCACGACCCACCTCGAAGCCTTTTATCGTTGGCAGATGACGGATAACATTGCCCTCACACCGGGGGTGATTTTTGTCTTGAATCCCGCCCAAAGTAGCGGCAGCGACACCATCACCATTGGTGTTCTACGGACTACCTTTAGTTTCTAA
- a CDS encoding XAC2610-related protein, whose product MACQSGNTTPREQWRIEEQIHPDLPPLTFVLTGDIVEERAEIDTIAIYTPDNPNKPQQTLTGFKTAFPDLTTGGFVVEDLNFDGYQDLRIPQFLPSSPNIPYFYWLYNPETGKFERNEELEVITSITVHGDQGTLESFQRVSANTFVLETYEFREKNLVLIRRITEIYGTDEQKQVVVEELQGNEWVVTSDEMVPAQP is encoded by the coding sequence ATGGCTTGTCAGTCAGGCAATACTACTCCACGAGAACAATGGAGAATTGAGGAACAAATTCACCCAGACTTACCCCCCTTAACCTTTGTTTTGACTGGGGATATTGTGGAGGAACGAGCGGAAATTGATACTATTGCCATCTATACTCCCGACAATCCCAACAAGCCCCAACAAACTTTAACGGGATTTAAAACGGCTTTTCCTGATCTCACAACGGGGGGTTTTGTGGTAGAAGATTTGAATTTTGACGGGTATCAAGATTTACGCATTCCTCAGTTTTTGCCGTCGTCCCCGAATATTCCCTATTTTTATTGGCTGTATAACCCGGAAACGGGGAAATTTGAACGCAACGAAGAGTTAGAAGTTATCACGAGTATAACGGTTCATGGCGATCAAGGCACTTTAGAATCGTTCCAACGGGTCAGCGCGAATACTTTTGTCTTAGAAACCTACGAGTTTCGGGAAAAGAATCTGGTGTTAATCCGTCGCATCACGGAAATTTACGGCACTGATGAGCAGAAGCAAGTCGTTGTCGAAGAGTTGCAAGGGAATGAATGGGTGGTCACTTCTGATGAAATGGTACCCGCCCAACCTTGA
- a CDS encoding acyltransferase family protein, whose protein sequence is MDFTKEKTNIAKGVAILLMFSLHLYGFKERLINNNNYIPLIPWIDLEYYLASIGKICVPIFIFLSGYGMFISYSRHPERSILRYSWLKLKDFYVTYWLYFSLFIPIGLLFFPHVTLSDSNQSRYSADLGVFLLNWVGWDDRYNNEWWFVRVFLILLIVLFPLYGKLAQKNKILGLVLISLFLRLLIRFNSFFDSHDLFNFMFWQIFFAAGIVCAKLQFFSTKFSQKLDQLPGWSMGAFLPGCLTAQYFISNRYNFWLIPLFIYISIRWIEAMNLAKPCAFLGKYAFPLWLIHSFFCYYYWQDLIYFPRWSPFILLWLLLVSLGVVLAVEWVLQRSKHFAKQVRWRG, encoded by the coding sequence ATGGATTTCACCAAAGAAAAAACTAATATAGCCAAAGGGGTTGCTATTCTTTTAATGTTTAGCCTTCATCTTTACGGCTTCAAAGAACGCCTAATTAACAACAATAACTATATCCCGCTTATCCCTTGGATTGACCTAGAGTATTATCTAGCCAGTATTGGAAAAATTTGTGTCCCAATTTTTATATTTTTGTCCGGGTATGGAATGTTTATCAGTTACAGTCGCCACCCAGAACGCTCCATTTTGCGCTACTCTTGGCTGAAACTTAAAGATTTTTATGTCACCTATTGGCTCTATTTCTCACTCTTTATTCCCATCGGTTTATTATTCTTTCCCCATGTGACACTATCGGACTCTAATCAGAGCCGTTATTCGGCAGATTTAGGGGTTTTCCTGCTCAACTGGGTCGGATGGGATGACCGCTACAATAATGAGTGGTGGTTTGTGCGAGTTTTCCTGATTTTACTGATTGTGTTATTCCCCCTTTATGGAAAACTTGCCCAAAAAAATAAAATTTTGGGGCTGGTCTTAATCAGTCTATTTTTGCGCCTACTGATTCGGTTTAATTCCTTTTTTGACTCCCACGATCTATTTAATTTTATGTTTTGGCAAATCTTTTTTGCGGCAGGAATTGTTTGTGCAAAACTACAATTTTTCTCAACAAAGTTTAGCCAAAAACTAGATCAGCTTCCGGGCTGGTCTATGGGTGCTTTTCTCCCGGGCTGTTTGACGGCTCAATATTTCATCAGCAATCGATACAATTTTTGGCTGATCCCGTTGTTTATTTATATCAGCATTCGATGGATTGAAGCGATGAATCTCGCTAAACCTTGTGCTTTTTTAGGAAAGTATGCGTTTCCTCTTTGGTTAATTCACTCGTTTTTCTGTTACTACTACTGGCAAGATTTGATTTATTTCCCCCGATGGTCGCCGTTTATTTTACTTTGGTTATTGTTGGTTTCGTTGGGGGTTGTTTTGGCTGTAGAGTGGGTTTTGCAGCGCTCTAAACACTTTGCTAAACAAGTTCGTTGGCGGGGATGA